From a single Lolium rigidum isolate FL_2022 chromosome 7, APGP_CSIRO_Lrig_0.1, whole genome shotgun sequence genomic region:
- the LOC124672288 gene encoding peroxidase 1-like, whose translation MAAGRMQWLSLALAASLATLLSASASQPGIGFGYYKETCPAAEQIVFRETTRIVRASPDLAASLLRLHYHDCFVQGCDASVLLDSTDGTPAEKDAKPNESLRGFDAVARVKDKLEKACPATVSCADLLALMARDAVVLSKGPSWPVALGRRDGRTSSAGDCGQLPPLYGNITVMIEVFAAKGLDVKDLAVLSAAHTLGKAHCSSFADRLYNGSAPSTDPTLERRYADRLRMRCPGPGDSSAAMSEMDAGSCSTFDTSYYRQVARGRGLLRSDAGLMEHPVTGAYVRRAAAGRYEGHFFQDFRDSMAKMGAIGVLTGNQGEIRTKCNLVN comes from the exons ACTACAAGGAGACGTGCCCGGCGGCGGAGCAGATCGTGTTCCGGGAGACGACGAGGATCGTCAGGGCCTCGCCGGACCTGGCCGCCTCGCTCCTCCGGCTGCACTACCACGACTGCTTCGTGCAGGGCTGCGACGCGTCCGTGCTGCTCGACTCCACCGACGGCACCCCGGCGGAGAAGGACGCCAAGCCCAACGAGAGCCTCCGAGGCTTCGACGCCGTCGCCCGGGTCAAGGACAAGCTCGAGAAGGCCtgcccggccaccgtctcctgcGCTGACCTCCTCGCGCTCATGGCACGCGACGCCGTCGTCCTG AGCAAGGGCCCATCCTGGCCGGTGGCGCTCGGTCGGAGGGACGGCCGGACGTCCAGCGCCGGCGACTGCGGCCAGCTACCGCCCCTGTACGGGAACATCACCGTCATGATCGAGGTGTTCGCTGCCAAGGGCCTCGACGTCAAGGACCTCGCCGTGCTCTCGGCCGCGCACACGCTCGGGAAGGCGCACTGCTCCTCCTTCGCTGACCGCCTCTACAACGGCAGCGCTCCCAGCACCGACCCGACCCTGGAACGCCGGTACGCCGACAGGCTGCGAATGCGGTGCCCTGGCCCCGGCGACAGCAGTGCGGCGATGTCGGAGATGGACGCAGGGAGCTGCTCGACGTTCGACACGAGCTACTACCGGCAGGTGGCAAGGGGGCGCGGGCTGCTCCGGTCGGACGCCGGCCTCATGGAGCATCCCGTCACCGGTGCCTACgtccggcgcgccgccgctggcAGGTACGAGGGGCACTTCTTCCAGGACTTCCGCGACTCCATGGCCAAGATGGGCGCCATCGGCGTGCTCACTGGCAACCAGGGAGAGATCAGGACCAAATGCAACCTTGTCAACTGA